The Vigna unguiculata cultivar IT97K-499-35 chromosome 11, ASM411807v1, whole genome shotgun sequence genomic sequence ACTCTCCGAATACCAAATTATAACATGAAATAGCAGTGTTTTCTTTGTAAGAGAAAGAATCAATTAAAACATCGCGTCCAATTAAAATAAGCtgttatgaaatataaataatagcataattcaaaaacataaaataatttaagctTGCTTTTATACATAAAAGTTAAGATCGGTTAAGTCTTACAAGTATGATGATAAAAAAGTCACATTAtctattatgtaaaaaaaaaaaaaattaactttaaattcgtATACGAGTTTCATACGTATTTATATAATGAAGAACATGTAGTTTCCagtaatgattaatttattaattttcctTTACTTCATTGTGTATTATTGATTTGCAGGTCTATTTGTAATTACTTATGAGTTCCAAAGCATAAAGctaaattatattcatataattgaaaGATTGAAAtagtttaacaaaataaatataatttctaaatcTGAACAATTAGAATCATAAATAACCAAAGTTCAGGAaccaaaaataaagaaattaacctataaaattagaaaagctCGTAACAAAATCAATAGAATGCGGAAAGATTAATTGaatcatgataaaataaaaagaaaatataaagcaTAATAAATCACCTAGGTTGAAGATGCCAAATCAAATCGTTcagaaataagaataaattataatatatggaTAATGTACACTACCCACATTacaatcatatataataatgagctaggtttaaatttaactaatatttatCACAGCAATTAAGAGCCTAATAGGGTGTCATTAGAGCCATTAAGACTGTCATGggtaatgaataataataacacgAAACAAATAACACTCAAAATCAATCAGATGTAACATGCAACACCAACTGATACTATCTCTCCGGAAAAATTAACGCATCTACAAAACAACTACCGAAATTAAATTAAcagaacaagagaagaaaaacatACCTCGAACGATCAGGGAGAAGTGAAGGCGGCTTGCCACCACCAGATTTGGCGGGATCGGAGGAAGGTGGAGGTGCCGTGTCCTTCTTCGCAACCTACAACCGATAGCCCACAAATTCAATCACAATTCACATGGATTGGGGAAAGAAAGGGCGAATAATTTCATAGATTTtgcagagaagaaaaaaaaatcacaccaGAAATCACACCAGAAAAAACAAAGTAACATACAGAAATACTGATGGACATTTCACACAACCTCCTCGGTTCAGGTCTCCAGTAATTTTCCGCATTGGAAACAACTCAGAAGAACGAAAGTTCATTTTGTTCATCCTCGGAGGAAATGTAAAACACAATTAACAATCTTCACTAAAATTATCTTGCCCTACACATTACAACCCTCAATTAATTGCATGTCACAGCTTCACACAACCTATCCACTTTCAGTCTTTCACACAATAAAAGAATCCAAAGCAACCGTATAATTTATCTTCAATACACTATCCACCAAAAAACAGTTcgaaattggaaaaaaaaaactgtgatTCGAAACAGTACAAGCCCTAAAACCAAATGCTACAAGAAAACATTGCAATTTAAAATCCATTATTCCCAAAATCCCACATGTTAAAGGGGAGAAAAATCTCATACAAATCCCAATaaaaggaccaaattcaaagaaatgaAATCAGAGAGAACCCGCAATCATGACATCATCAAAACAGCAGTACACGGAGGTCAAAACAATAATGGCTTAGAAACCGATTAAACCAGTAATTAACGCAAACCTTGGCATGGCACAGTAAAAGAAAGATGGAATTTAGTGATTGAATGGTAGGGCAATAAAAACGGTACCTTTGTGAAGTTGGATTAAGCTCAGTACTGAGAGCAAGGGTGACACTCGCTAAGAAAACCTAAACAATAAGAGGAGATAAGGACTACCTTTTATATCTACCAGCAAGCCAGCAAAAAccctaagttttttttttcatttttaatataaaaataaaaaccctaCGGTGTTGGGTTGGGGCACCCTTAATGTTAAACCCAATAATGAAAGCCCATTTCCAAATAGGAACTTGTGAATGTGAAACAACTGCAAACTATTCTATAGCTACTACAGATCTGttgtaaattataaatgttgattaaattaaaatttataaataatatgataaaaaaattaaaattaaaaaaacatttcaaataagAGTGTTTGtcaataaatgaattaaaaaatacatatacatgtaCAAACATGTTTATATAACAATACAACTAAAAGACCTTCAGCAACatatataatgaattaaaataaaacaaaatacctttacattttttaaggaaaacatatatatttattggacatgaaatatatatatatatatatatatatatatatatatatatgtttgtgtttgtgtttttttttatgtatgagATTAAACATGTTATaatctaaaacaaaaatatatatgtatattagtattagatttataatatttaaaatagttaaatatgttttttgtttttttatttttaatgaaaattgaatttttttttttttgagatagTGTTAAGTCTAAAAGAGTTACTtcttcatttttagaaatatcgtgaatttaatttttttaattatttttattaagtttatttcacAGACTGCTTccatttgttttcaaaaacgtcactgtgttttttttttttttgcgttaGTTATTTCGTTGTAAAGCATAAGTTGGATGACCTAAATGAATATTTTGTGTTAGTGTATTCAATTTAGGTGGTTGCGACTATGTactaaaaaagttaagaaaaaagaaacataaaaatcGTTTGGAATAATCCTTaaataatatctaaatattttgagtgaaatttaaaaactaagaaaaaacaCATACATATTACAAGTAGGATTAATGTAGGAATACAACAAGATGATTcagtaaagttttaaaattaggCTTTTGActataacaattaataaaaaacaaacaatcaatatattaatactCATAATGTTAATCTTTTGGACGCTAActatgattttatgattttaaaaatacattatagtctgaaaaagaaatttgaaaagaGAAGTATGAATTAATAAAGTCGATAAAATGGAATAAAAGGTTAGAAAAATTGCTGGTTTGGTTTGTTTGCCTTATCTAACAAACAACAGAATAGGAACCAGAAACTAAATGGGTCGGTTCCCCTCACACACATCACACATGGCTTCTTAATTATCCGGGGCTGGCGGCCCAACAGGCCCATTTGTAAACCCAATATTTTGCTTTTGGCACCTACATTCAACATTTGACCGGTCACACCAGAAGCCTTGACTCAATAATCAATGATCAGATACTCATGGTTTGATGAATCGAGTTGAATTGAATTTTGGAGTGATTAAactgaaatacaaaaaatttgaaaaaacagaagttaataaaataataattgtttatgaattaaaaactttgcagactTTTGAGGTTTTGTTTTATATTGAGAAGCATTATGCTTTGATCCTGCGTGAGATACTTGAGAGAAGTTTGGTTCCAGCAAGCAAGAACAGAGAGAAGCAATGGTTGGTTGAAGGGAACAACAATGTGTATAATGCTACCCATCGTTTCACTGATTCTGTGGGAAGGACCTGATTTCAATAATGCAGAATCTGGAACCATATCCACAACATAACTCAAAAATATCATCACAACCTCAGAATCAGTTATTCAAATTTCAAACATTCGTGTCACATCATTTTTGTTCCAAATTTTAAACCCATTCGGCTATTTATTGGAACCAATTCATGCACCTCTAAAATATCTAGTTAAAATTATTCACGGTTTAATGTGGAATAAATATTCATCTCAATTTACATTTGTTTTAATTACTGTATTCATGTCGAGTCTTTTGAGAGAATATGAGatatataacaataatgaaACATAAGTTCAACCTACACATTAATGTCGctcttaacaaaaaatattaagataatagATTCAtaggttttcatttttatactgTGTTCAACTTTCTCTTCTCATCTTTAATCAATCTAAGATTTAGACTCATACTCTTCTTAATTGTTCATTATtgataatttcatttaaattatatttttacatcaaaattatcattaattaatataaagatattgttgttataattagaattttacattaaaatataatattttaaaatttgatataaaatacacgttatatatatatacatttaaaattttaatattaattgataatGGATATGAATATCCGTTGGGTaacaatcaattaaataaaatatcttcaCTTATGTGCCTAAATTTTGCAACTAATTAACGAAAGATGAGTTTTGTGGAGTTGTTTAACAAGTGTGATAACTTCACCTAATGCTATAGGGTAGGTCTTTTTCTAAATGTAGTGTGAGTTCGTATTATTTTTTACACATATATGTGATCAACTAATAATGCAGGGTTTCGTCCCAAATTAATGTTactcaaataaaatttgaacacAGGTTATTTTGATTAAGATCAAACTTGGATGATGTCATgagaataattcaaatttttagcACATTAATATTTGTGTTTAACTTTTTGGTTAGTGTAATCTCTTTTAGAATTACTACATAGGCACAATttgtaaaaacaaattgaaatcatttcatgaaagaaataaaaaaatgtgtttgcAAATAGGATTCTCATTTTAATTGTCTTATATagaattactattattttaatatggtgaattaatatgatttatcccattttttaatgtataatttaaaaagattacACTAGAttctacaaaaataaaaaataccaaaaggGGTAAGACGTGTAGAAGCAGTGTTTACTTCATCAACATCTTCTGTCTTTTCATTGAGTAGTACCTGTTTGGAAAATACCTGCAACAGGAAACAATGGATTAAACAAATATCACAAATCAATTTCATACTATGTTTCATTTAATACAGCAAAACAttaatttgtgatttttctactttttttttatttttatttcatctaaTCTAAAGTTTATATTGCTACAGTAATTTAACAAATGCATTTCGATAGATTCGGCACAATATAACTTGGTCCGATCTGACTCGACCCATTATGGATTGATATTTAATGAGTTAATTTATCTTGGTTCACTTATTAgaagtcaaaaaaatttgaatccaGCCCGACCCACtatgggttggtgggttaaacgggttggtgggttaaacgggttgactcactggttcacttaattataaaaaaatacaattttttttttcagtcaaaactaaattataattctaattaaaatttaaatcaattttaatacaattcaaatacagactaaaatcacaaaaaatacaaattatttatgtgttggctaaaaaacaacctaacatgatcCAGATGCAAAatctaacttaataaaaaacaccaTATGACCATTTATTTGCGGGTTGATGAGTCAACCCGAGTGAACCAGGTTCTAGATGAGCCAGGTCAAAACTTAatttgtattgaaatttgtaaaaaaatttcaatccaaccTGCTCTGAACCTGTAATGAGTCAGGTTAGCTTGCAAATTtgaacccattttgacagctctacatTTCGCTAAatataattctatattttttagatCCGACagtttttgtttcttaattttagaCATATGTTGGTTCTTCTGAAATCACTTTTAATCAATGTAGATAAATGTAGTCAAAATTATGTTGACATGATTGAGAAAGTaagcaaaattaaaatattgcagTCTTTTGGTTTTATCTCTaagtcataaataaataatttttattgagtTAAATAGTACTGTTTATAatattctataattaaaaattatactctttttgtttcactttttttcaAGTTTAGAATGAATTCTACAgcactttatttaaatattgccAATTGTCACCCCTTGTGACAATGGAACTGAGAGCCATCAATATCAACCTCAAGTTATTCCTCTCAGTCCAAAGACATTTCAGAAAGAAGAATATTCCAAGTTCCACAAATAATTCAAAGTATAATTTATACAAAGAGAATAGGTGACGATGcttgttctcaatttttttttaactcgtGTTAACTTTCAAGAATTGAATTTTATgtgtaatttaatattataaaattagtttagaaGATAAATTTACATTTAGATAAATactcaaaaattttatatttataattaaacacGAAATTTCTAATATGCTTTCTTATTTCAAGTCATATATACCTCAATAATAGGattacatattaataataatataaaaaaaataacagacgacacaataaatttaatcattaataaatttagATCAATTctgaataatattaatatcatcttaaaaaataaaatttatatataattacttttatctaAAAACTGTAggatatgattttattttgtttgatttagcGTCGGGAGGATTGATTCTAGCCGAATCGATCTCTAACGCAACGgtaagaattagttattttttattcaatgtaaactttttattctttaatatatatactgattttacactaaaaaaaataattctacaTGCAGAATCAAATACACACTTAATTCATTAGAAAAAACATAACATGTTAgccttatttaaaatttaggataaaaaaatgagctgtttaaaataattttaacccAGATATGGATCATAAACTTAAAATgaggtaaagaaaaaaaataaagtaaagatAATTTGATACATACACAAGAAGGGATAAAATAAAGTAGATAATGGAATATTgagagatttttattttattattttctcaaaaagttTGGATTCTGCTCTATAAAGAAGGAATGGCACAACTTCATAGCACAAAACAGAACCACTCTGTTCTCTCTGTTCACACTTCATCAAACTTCAAATTTCATTCACCTCCCTTCTGTTTCTGTATCCATGCTTCACTCTGCAGAAGCTTCTTCACGGTTCTCTGCAACATCGCTTACATATTCAATCGCCATAGACAAATTTCTATTCCCCTTTGAGTGAAACACATAACATAACACGAGTTGTGGTTTGTTTCTGCatcaacccttcaagcaatggACTCCTTCAGTTTCAATAACCTGCAAGCAGAGAAAGCCAAAGCCATGCTCAAACACCGCAAGCTTCGAAGGGTCGCAAGCTTGTTACGCATCATCGAAGTGTGTGCGGTTTTGGTGTTGGTTTCAAGGTTCTCCATGCAGCTTCCGGTTGCAGTGAGAAACTCCGGCGAGTATTTCAGAGACCTGTCACTGTTCATGAACAGTCCTCGCTTTGTTTTCCTCGTCGGAAACATCATAATCATCGCACTCTTCGCTCAGTTCTCCGCTCAGGGTCACAACGTTGTTGTCCCGGAGCCTAATCTGTACCAAGAGTTTGTTCAGAATACAACGAAAAACCAAGAAGTTGTGGCAGAGTATGGAAGAAAGAAACAGAGGGTGAAAACAGGGGAAGCGAATATCAGTTTGGGAAAGAGTTATAGAAGGTGCGAAACGGAGATTTTGAGGCCGAAACGACGCCGTGTGTTGCGTAGGTGTGAGACTGAGAAGGGAAGGAAGAAGATCGAAGGTGTTGGTGTTGATGAGGTGGCGCGAATTTCTTGCCCTGAAGATGGAATGAGCAACGAGGAGTTTCGTCGCACTGTGGAGGCTTTCATTGCTAGGGAACAGAGGATTCGAAGAGAAGaagattattatttaatgtaaaaaaagataattatatatgtatattttaaaaagtgtgtaaataaagtaatatataataataacttgTATAAGTGATGGTAATTTGAATAAggaaaattacaatttttttactttcattatttACTTCAATACGAGAGATGAGTTAGTGTAAACGGttgattttttcaaaagaaaaattactgatatattaattaatgatccacacTAAACTATTAAACTACgtcataaaataaaagatgagagTATCATTATCCTatgtaaaaaaaacatcatgttgtgataatattaaagaaaaatattatttgacacaatttcacaaatatttgacaatttttataaaattaaaataatcttgataaaaattattttttatatttttaagagaaaaataaagttaattgtATTGAGTGGTAATGTCAAATGATAATAGAAAAGAGTGTGATGTCAAAATATTAATGTCctataatatcatattatataatttataaacttgtttttattttatctctaaatatgttttaagtattgatatatttatttaatgctgttgaattattattgttaaagaaatattaagataaataagaaaaagtgaagaagaattGATGTGAATGAGGTATTCTGATTCTTGAGATGTGAGAATAGTGTGGAGATGAGGGGACTTACCCCGGAGAGACAAGACATGATAACAGATGCTATTCTCTGGTCTGGTTTCGACTCTTAATATGTATTTAAGATTTTAAGAATATATTTGTGTCTGTAAATTTTATGCAGTATGTGTTTCCAGGATTGTGTTACACAAGGAAAAACCTTCTATTGGttgatttttaatgaaaaatgtaaCTACATTTTAcgacaatatatatttttcacacagcgaaaaaatataaaaataaagataaatatacaaattatatattttttttatgtgagaGTAATGAATAATCGATCTatcattatcttttcttttaaaaaattaattatttatattaaattattttaaaaaataaaagatgagaataaaaaaaataaattcatgttataattttttttaacaactaTCATACATTGTAATAAGTATAGGAATTTGTGTTTATACTATAATGTATATGCATTCAACTCTCATAAAAGTTGTGAAAATTTGTGATAATAAGATCAGGTTACACTCTATTAATTGCTGTGTGGGTATAAtagtaaagtgaaaaaaaaaaacgtgacATAACTAAGAGTGAGATGCGAAAACAAAAGATTtccaaaatttagaaaaataaaagatagatacgaagaaagaaaatagaaattataattctaaactaattgaagatgaaaataaattcgATATTCTTCGAATAAATAATGTAAGAGACAAACTTTTGATCCATTCAGCTTATAAACTAGGTAGTTAGATTTTAAGTTACAAGACAAATACTgatttagtataaaaataaataaataaatactataaATCGTTGTCTCTTCAGAAAAAAACTGGaaacaaaaaatttcattttatcttaaacaagttttaaaaagttttaaagaaTGTTATTTTTCAAAAGTACTTATATTTAGCaccgaattttttttttttaaaactgccATCCAAGCatgcattttattcttttaGGTAAAAACaactttgaacaaaaaaatagtataaattcaaaattaatgtgcTGCCagtcaaaaattatattttaatgaaatctaatgagaaaaaaaagtttggaagaaaaaaaaaataaaagaaaaagagtttgAGTATCGAATATAATTACTATTGGAAAAAAGCACTATTTTAATGTGCAGAAGCTCAATATGCCAATCACCATCATGTACTAGATATTCTGCTTTTCCATTATCTcttgcattaatttttaattccgGATGCATATAATATGCAACaaattgcaaaaaataaaaaggaaaagaaaacatgaaatataatatacaaataagAGAGATAAAAAGTGAGAAATAAAATAGTGAAGTGATAGAAagaactagaaaaaaaaatggtatattAATTACTGTATAGTTTTATTATATCAATGTGATATCTGATGATGCTTTACTTTCATTTCATGTGGCCTCACTGATTCCTTAAGAACACAAGTGTGAGATATTTTGTTGGTTCCTTGGTCACTTTTTTAATTGGTGTACCTAAATATCTCTAAACCTAATTCATACATTGATGATGATAGAGTTCAATTCACAAATATGTAATAGAAggaattaattatgttaattaggACATGTAATAACAATAACTTCTcaagattttatatttgatgtaaaacttctttttttctctctttgcaTGATGTGATGTCTTTCTCTCTAAgttttcactttatatttttttatattcacctttttaaatttcatctcctttataatatgattttattatttggatagttataaattatttttaatcaaactaaattgaaaaaaaaattaataccaTTTTTTATGAGTTAGTTTTATTGAATGGGTTGCTTGTCGAAAACTTGAGATGTTTTTTGATGAAAAGATGAATCTTTAGTGGTATTTGAAcgtaaaaaacataatttttttcaaaaattcattattatatataatatctaaactaaaattaaaaaatattataaatattaacaataaaacgtattatttagataaaaactaaaaacattttGATTAACTCACATTCATGATGTAGATAATCCtaagttattattaaattatacttaACTTTGCAAAatctaacaaataattaaaaaaacaagttaTGTTTTGATAAAGAGTATGATTATAATCATAGGCTAACAAAGATAAGGTTCATGTCTGTTTCTCAAACTTTTCATACAaatacatatttcaaaatatgcaaacaACTTAAGAAAAATAGATAACAAAAAACTTAGATATTGAAAAGGTTTAACAATtaactcacacacacacatcttttctttttaaatgtttattgaatttaaacaaattcatgataaaacacacacacacacacatttttttgtaaaatgtttattgaatttaaacaaattcatgataaaaaaattgttaaaaagtaTCTATACGTTATTGATTTTTGTGGAAAGAAGTTTGGTTTGGATgaaattgtatattatattacatcctaatcaaattaaaatgtattagatttttatattttgttggtgtcattttttaatagataataagaTCCTGATATGAAGTACATGCAATGTATGATTACAAGTAATTGATGTCTAACAACTTTAGAAAACCATCGAACAAAGAAGctgaaaagattttaaaatttgaatacatttcaaattctcaTAATGTAAACATATACATCATGAACACTGAAAAAGGAAAGACTTGATTTTAATCGATTTGGTAGAACTAAAGAATGGAGAAGAAAAGTTTTCCATGCCACCCATGTCAATTTCTGTTTTCTATAATTGCGCTATCACAATCCAGTTTTTAAGAAAACTATGACAAATGTTTCGTTGTTTTAAGTGATTCAcacaaaaactcaaaatatatttttgaatttttatatgcGTAAAACTTCTGTAGAAAACATTAGGCATACGTGTACTGAACCTTTTCTTCACCACAGATACGCACTGAAGAGTTTCATATATACAAAATACACCCATAATTCACGGGCTTTGACAACATTCGAAGTGGCGTCACCAATAACAATGAAAGCAACTCAATATTTATGCAAAAAACTCCTGTTTTCAAGTATGAAAAATGTCGAGTACtatttgacatttttataagaataaattatcttaccaaaaattattttttgtatttttaaaatagaaaaaaataaaaataatgagtaatatcaataaaatgtaaaaagaaggaaaatgatattttaatccatCTTTTTTGACCTATTTTAACTCCAGTACTTTAATCATCATTAGAtaatctattttgattttttagtgatgtgatgatctaatggtaATTGAAGTGATGGgttaaaagtggataaaaaagtaaattaaagtatattgTCCTAAAAAGAATTCGACCATCAAAATACTATTGTCCTTTCGGATATTAtcttgtattatatttttttcgaCCCTGTTTGTCTCTTTTGTTATCCCCCAGCATTTTAATTAATACTGATATAAGCTTAGAAGATGGAAGATGGTATGCATgtttaattaatatacaaacAATATCCTCCTAAATCACAAAGAGACACTAATCCTCTTCACTACTTCTTCAacctttatataaattaaaaattcgtGAGCGGAGGCTTTGTAGTGTTTGAATCACGCAGATGCAGAAAACATCTTATTTCTTCTCCCACTTCCCTACTAATTTTGGCGAATATGATATGTGAAAAATGGGAAGAGTGGAGGAAATGTTCATCGCTAGAGTTAGAATTTAGGATTTAAGGATTAGGGGGTGTCAGGGAGTTGGAGTTATAAATTAagatttagggtttagggtttagagaTTGAGATTTATACATGTTGCGTAAGAAtttactaatcctaatcattAATAAGCCATGTtctaaataatgtaataaattttcataCAATCTATTTTTTGACCGATGAAACAAAAGAGAGAGGGAAAAAAAAATCGAacgaaaaaattacaaaataaatatataaagaacaaaaatgaaaagtgTCTTTCTGTTTTAGTTTTTCATATTGTAAAAAACTTAGTTTATAAACATCACAACTAATTTAGTTCCTGAATTTTCTTCTGTGAACCGGGTTACCCTAATCACACTTAAATGGATAAACGTATAAAAATATTAGCTGATTTAAATTTGATAGAAATTAGTAAATATTAGctgattttttgttattttcaaataggcagtaataaaaataaaagaaatatacaatTCATAATATTGTTAATTTATGATACAGTTAgagtagaaaaaatatatttactttttaaaaaaagtacattaaagacaaataatataaactacattataactaaattataatgGTTTCAACTATAAATACAGGAGAATATAAAAGGtaagaaaacatttaatatatatatggTGATTGCATGAAATTAACTTAATTCAAAGTGTATTACATTAAAATCAAATGCTATATTcacatcatttatttttaaagcaatcAATATTTATTGgttaaatgtaattaaattggttctagtttaaatgaattatacttgtgaaattttaaataatttacattaaatgttttttatagtAATACATTTCCATTCAACAAAtgacaaaaacaaaattctatatatatatatatatattttttttttctttcttctctattAAGTTTGTGATATCAGTCTGACATCAACAATTTTCGTAATCGGTTTTGACAAGCAAGGCGTAAGCGTACCTTCCGCTCTGAGTTAAGGGTATTTGAGGAATTAAGGTGGTAAATGCAGTGAAGCTCAAAGAAGTTTCCTGCAATGGAAGAAAGAAGACCCATTAGTAGAAATCAAGGTCAGTGAGGAAAATGCAACGAGAGAACAACAATACTGAAAACAACTAAActctcaaaataaaatcaatgatCATAAATTGCATCACTTGACAGTTTCAGATTTCAGTAATAAAACCTAAATTCCCGTCCTCACAATAATATTCTTCAGTTTTGGTTTTCTTTCTGTTCGTAGCGATTATTACAGCAGCCCGCCAAATTCCAGCCCAATTACGGCCCAATCATGACTT encodes the following:
- the LOC114168877 gene encoding uncharacterized protein LOC114168877; its protein translation is MDSFSFNNLQAEKAKAMLKHRKLRRVASLLRIIEVCAVLVLVSRFSMQLPVAVRNSGEYFRDLSLFMNSPRFVFLVGNIIIIALFAQFSAQGHNVVVPEPNLYQEFVQNTTKNQEVVAEYGRKKQRVKTGEANISLGKSYRRCETEILRPKRRRVLRRCETEKGRKKIEGVGVDEVARISCPEDGMSNEEFRRTVEAFIAREQRIRREEDYYLM